A section of the Kluyveromyces lactis strain NRRL Y-1140 chromosome F complete sequence genome encodes:
- a CDS encoding uncharacterized protein (similar to uniprot|Q750A2 Ashbya gossypii AGR055C AGR055Cp and some similarities with YHR176W uniprot|P38866 Saccharomyces cerevisiae YHR176W FMO1 Flavin-containing monooxygenase localized to the cytoplasmic face of the ER membrane catalyzes oxidation of biological thiols to maintain the ER redox buffer ratio for correct folding of disulfide-bonded proteins), with amino-acid sequence MRPTQIRLIKVNPDKIRRVAVIGAGPVGSGLTKALLNEKHFESVKVFEKRSNFGGLWNYTKPLLKDSNVTSSPSVPCEYPHIRIQPQPHPEETHVFQTAVYKYLDTNVPKTLMEYKGHRFPTDTPLFPVREQVLDYIMKYSKPIEKYVTFNSEIVKVSYEDATAEYSVKAQNLLSKEITEEKFDAVAVATGFYDLPFIPSRPGLKEWNVKYPCSVSHAKDFDCPEDFHGVEGEILIVGNSASGADLAFELANELQKPIYKSKRSESKLPAPFDPFIKDVPDIREFNPSTKSITFVDGTELKNVEKVIFCTGYLKSLPFLPQNESGVGNSILNNLIGDGRRVQNLYNHILPISLPTFGIIGLPRFVLPTRLSETQGAWLSRVWSGRIQLPSEELQQKYHDWFIEKSGDGSKYHDLAFPWDVQYSQRLNREIRHAGNGGYFGVEWKGDQIRARSAINAIKEGYVAYYKATGTKAKTLDELLESGYLKWPEDSKSCVQIPTFVP; translated from the coding sequence ATGAGACCTACTCAAATTAGATTAATAAAAGTGAATCCTGATAAAATTCGCCGCGTTGCAGTCATCGGAGCTGGTCCAGTTGGATCAGGTTTAACAAAAGCCTTGCTGAATGAGAAACATTTCGAATCTGTCAAAGTTTTTGAGAAGAGATCCAATTTTGGTGGTCTATGGAACTATACAAAACCTTTACTGAAGGACTCTAATGTCACATCGTCGCCGTCTGTTCCTTGTGAATACCCTCACATTAGAATTCAACCTCAACCACACCCTGAAGAAACACATGTGTTCCAAACAGCAGTTTATAAATATCTAGATACCAATGTTCCTAAGACATTGATGGAGTACAAAGGTCACAGATTTCCAACAGACACCCCATTATTCCCTGTGAGAGAACAAGTGCTTGATTATATTATGAAATATTCCAAAcccattgaaaaatatgtTACTTTCAACTCAGAAATTGTGAAAGTTTCTTACGAAGACGCAACAGCTGAATATTCTGTCAAAGCTCAGAACCTTCTCAGTAAGGAAATTACAGAGGAGAAGTTCGATGCCGTTGCCGTTGCTACTGGATTTTATGATCTACCATTTATTCCTTCAAGACCAGGTTTAAAAGAATGGAACGTGAAATACCCATGCTCCGTTTCCCATGCCAAGGATTTTGACTGTCCAGAAGATTTCCATGGTGTAGAAGGGGAGATTTTGATTGTTGGTAACAGTGCTTCTGGTGCAGACTTAGCATTTGAATTGGCTAACGAACTACAGAAGCCTATTTATAAGTCGAAGAGATCCGAATCCAAATTACCGGCCCCATTCGATCCTTTCATTAAAGATGTGCCTGATATTAGAGAGTTTAATCCGTCAACAAAATCGATTACCTTCGTTGACGGCACCGAATTAAAGAATGTGGAAAAAGTGATTTTCTGTACTGGTTACTTAAAGTCCCTACCATTTTTACCACAGAATGAATCTGGTGTCGGAAATTCCATTCTCAACAACTTAATTGGTGATGGTAGACGAGTACAAAACCTGTACAACCatattcttccaatatCATTGCCAACATTCGGTATTATTGGCCTACCAAGGTTTGTTCTTCCTACAAGACTATCCGAGACCCAAGGTGCTTGGTTGAGCAGAGTATGGTCAGGAAGAATCCAACTTCCATCGGAGGAACTTCAACAGAAGTACCATGATTGGTTCATCGAGAAAAGTGGCGATGGAAGTAAGTATCATGATTTGGCATTCCCATGGGACGTCCAATACTCTCAACGATTAAATCGTGAGATTAGACATGCTGGTAATGGTGGTTATTTTGGTGTTGAATGGAAAGGAGATCAGATTAGAGCTAGGTCAGCCATCAACGCTATAAAAGAAGGATATGTCGCTTATTACAAAGCTACCGGTACAAAGGCCAAAACTCTGGATGAACTTTTGGAAAGTGGGTATCTCAAATGGCCAGAAGATTCTAAGTCCTGCGTACAAATTCCAACCTTTGTACCATAA
- the GIS3 gene encoding Gis3p (some similarities with uniprot|Q7LGX3 Saccharomyces cerevisiae YLR094C GIS3 Protein of unknown function), which translates to MGLLVLNTMTNPGPMPILNHIKSKARIFEPTTKYSRHKLKQDLKALGNVNEYEVNSNQRTFSSPVSVSPSSTPDASSLTPSLSSVLCQIKKRSKDRRNTGSTVSSTDSLRSILSSNSSPYGTSADNVFSDVGSKDDKTLYGVTDRNHPLSHVDSDTETSQRRVQKISDPQSTGYEVLPHTKMYNLNDLDFTESFSEKDILQPITPIYERPKNKRMDIDPIFTNTSDESSEQEHKRHRKFKPIFLQEQVVEMEHWPNSSQQQHLQTNSMESITLDPITQKRTRQQTLNPSFLRLYALETSMKQKNLLPDLNLDESILQRLSIQEISQLNIPADPSNRISPHQIKLALITRKKLWSDMCQVTRTDLHGEHAPANLKFVKATTVRDSSSSDIEEDENTKETTSLVRLNSEVKPWSQPEMSQPTMFKPCGRISLGKNANSKEIQYVVKGWCDCRFA; encoded by the coding sequence ATGGGGCTGTTAGTACTGAACACGATGACGAATCCTGGCCCAATGCCTATATTGAATCATATAAAATCTAAGGCTAGAATATTTGAACCGACGACAAAATATTCAAGGCACAAGCTGAAACAAGATCTCAAGGCGCTGGGTAATGTCAATGAATATGAGGTTAATTCAAACCAGAGAACCTTCTCTAGTCCAGTTTCGGTGTCTCCTTCGTCTACACCCGATGCATCATCTCTAACCCCTTCTTTGTCAAGTGTTCTTTGTcagataaagaaaagaagcaaagacCGCAGAAATACAGGATCCACCGTATCTTCAACGGATTCGCTACGGAGcatattatcatcaaattcgaGTCCCTATGGTACGAGTGCAGATAATGTGTTTTCAGATGTAGGTTCTAAAGATGACAAAACACTATATGGAGTAACTGACCGGAACCATCCATTGAGCCATGTCGACAGCGATACGGAAACATCGCAACGACGCGTGCAGAAGATAAGTGACCCTCAGAGCACTGGATATGAAGTTTTGCCTCATACTAAGATGTATAATTTGAACGATTTGGATTTCACAGAATCTTTTTCAGAGAAGGACATTCTACAACCAATTACACCAATCTACGAAAGACCCAAAAACAAACGCATGGATATCGATCCAATATTTACCAATACATCAGATGAAAGCTCAGAACAAGAGCATAAACGTCACAGGAAATTCAAACCGATCTTTTTACAAGAACAAGTTGTAGAGATGGAGCACTGGCCCAACTCTTCACAGCAACAGCATCTACAAACTAATAGCATGGAATCCATCACATTGGATCCCATAACGCAAAAGAGAACTCGCCAACAGACGCTAAATCCATCCTTTTTACGACTGTATGCATTAGAAACTAGTatgaaacagaaaaatttATTGCCTGACCTCAACTTAGATGAGTCCATTCTACAACGGCTTTcaatccaagaaatttctCAGTTGAACATTCCAGCAGATCCATCCAACAGGATATCACCacatcaaatcaaattaGCACTAAtaacaagaaagaagctTTGGTCAGACATGTGCCAGGTTACGAGGACAGATCTTCACGGTGAGCATGCACCAGCAAACTTGAAATTCGTCAAGGCAACAACTGTACgtgattcttcttcatcagatatcgaagaagatgaaaatacaaAGGAAACTACGTCACTCGTGAGATTGAACTCCGAGGTGAAACCTTGGTCACAACCAGAAATGTCACAACCAACTATGTTCAAACCATGTGGCAGAATTTCCCTTGGAAAAAACGCTAATTCCAAGGAGATTCAATACGTGGTGAAAGGTTGGTGTGACTGTAGATTTGCATGA
- the IOC2 gene encoding Ioc2p (similar to uniprot|Q12072 Saccharomyces cerevisiae YLR095C IOC2 Member of a complex (Isw1b) with Isw1p and Ioc4p): MKRSSRLRRRAEPEPEQEAKQEQEISTKVETKAEETALPNGDVESDYETTAVKWDDYIDRTILNQLNKLPPIALDFVPLQELIQSWYYQYSVMWFHNVCTGYWTLGFTTGKPWWTEITFDERIMLLDYNAGWSLENDSLDLVQSEDPNGGSTDQDEEGHILNLFKSILLRLIRSLEQDKTVSLKHWDEIVKYHIFNSKLNKSLLWYTEDINSKFADLNILKQFEIIFHVIKLVERKNIGFRNYLQNHLDSFQFPEIWENDATSLVVLPTGKIIRKQVSVKPESNGLNIPIKLQNCVLVEETEATIDVIHLDYSDEIDAYLNDVKIDYETLAHDYRSFVEYLQTIDDIDFQEFFQGLIEYHAEAEVYGRKLYANRLKQQSMQALMVRRKRSSRIVARDEGHQKKETETKWYDKLDRREQFLRHRNRILTRRTKKLKDYLWSLLWEKFDKDFRQERLKRKNMDDTIDIDGEQFLQEVDSYVLGYGRSFKQWIIPVDESAYSYKDVETLELPADVCITQQDLDSLSKFGIPTNNYQVDSQDWYLDCKSGKHGINDFKKVKDQKIVCCEKSHIWELWEEQDPSVIAILSHGHDHMLTPRELGGVTMYDENLRRRSSRRDESVNGKASYIENRPTERKPFDVMEPFISSRCLHEMESELRQNFAADVKLIRTNERKKAEEKEKRRRIKEEKKRQLELTKSPSTASPSTTPNQPPVTSSTSPTTQQTPDQHKPQPASWQIQQASQ, encoded by the coding sequence ATGAAGAGAAGTAGTAGACTTAGACGCAGGGCAGAGCCAGAGCCAGAGCAAGAGGCAAAGCAAGAGCAGGAGATCAGTACGAAAGTCGAGACGAAAGCTGAAGAGACGGCCCTTCCCAATGGTGACGTAGAATCAGATTACGAAACAACGGCTGTGAAATGGGATGACTATATCGACCGAACAATCTTGAACCAGTTAAATAAGTTGCCCCCAATCGCGTTGGATTTTGTACCGTTGCAGGAATTGATCCAGTCCTGGTATTATCAGTACAGTGTGATGTGGTTCCATAACGTTTGTACTGGTTACTGGACGCTAGGTTTCACTACGGGGAAACCTTGGTGGACTGAAATCAcgtttgatgaaagaataaTGCTCTTAGATTATAATGCGGGATGGAGTCTCGAAAATGATTCGTTGGATTTGGTTCAATCGGAGGATCCAAATGGGGGCAGCACGGATCAGGACGAAGAGGGTCATATACTGAATTTATTCAAGAGTATCTTGTTGAGGTTGATCAGGTCTTTAGAACAGGATAAGACGGTATCCTTGAAACATTGGGATGAAATAGTGAAGTACCACATTTTTAATTCGAAATTAAACAAATCTCTACTTTGGTACACAGAGGATATCAATAGCAAATTCGCGGATCTCAACATATTAAAACAGTTCGAGATCATTTTCCATGTCATTAAATTGgtagaaagaaagaacattGGTTTTAGGAACTATTTACAAAACCATTTGGATAGCTTCCAATTCCCTGAGATTTGGGAGAATGATGCTACCTCTTTGGTGGTCTTACCCACTGGAAAGATTATAAGGAAACAGGTATCGGTCAAACCAGAATCAAACGGATTGAACATACCTATAAAGTTACAGAATTGTGTTCTTGTCGAAGAGACAGAAGCCACTATAGACGTAATTCATTTGGATTATTCCGATGAGATCGACGCCTATTTAAATGATGTCAAGATCGATTATGAAACGTTAGCACATGATTATAGAAGCTTCGTCGAATATCTACAAACGATAGATGATATtgattttcaagaatttttcCAAGGCTTAATAGAATACCATGCAGAGGCAGAGGTTTACGGACGTAAATTGTATGCTAACAGATTGAAACAACAGTCTATGCAAGCTCTAATGGtcagaagaaagagatcTTCCAGAATAGTGGCCCGCGATGAAGGACATCAAAAGAAGGAGACGGAAACGAAATGGTATGACAAGCTTGACCGCAGAGAACAATTCTTACGCCATCGCAACAGAATCTTAACAAGACGTacgaagaaattaaaggaTTACCTATGGTCTTTACTATGGGAAAAGTTTGATAAAGATTTTAGACAAGAGAGACTAAAGAGGAAAAACATGGATGACACAATAGATATAGATGGCGAGCAGTTTCTACAAGAAGTCGACTCATATGTGCTTGGGTATGGTAGAAGTTTTAAACAATGGATTATTCCAGTCGACGAAAGTGCGTATAGTTACAAAGACGTGGAGACATTAGAGTTACCAGCAGACGTTTGTATCACACAACAGGATCTTGACAGTCTGTCCAAATTTGGTATTCCAACGAACAACTATCAAGTCGATTCTCAGGATTGGTATTTGGATTGCAAGAGTGGAAAACACGGTATTAAcgatttcaagaaagtgAAGGACCAAAAGATAGTATGTTGTGAAAAAAGCCATATATGGGAACTTTGGGAGGAGCAGGACCCATCAGTAATAGCCATCCTTTCACATGGACATGACCACATGTTAACACCCAGAGAACTTGGAGGGGTAACGATGTATGACGAGAACCTTCGTAGAAGATCTTCGAGAAGGGACGAATCGGTTAACGGCAAGGCATCTTACATCGAGAATAGGCCTACGGAGAGGAAACCTTTCGATGTCATGGAACCCTTTATCTCGTCAAGATGTTTACATGAGATGGAATCTGAACTAAGACAAAATTTTGCTGCCGATGTGAAACTAATAAGAAccaatgaaagaaagaaggcagaggaaaaggaaaaacgTCGCAGAATCAaggaagagaagaaaaggcAACTGGAGTTGACAAAATCACCTTCAACTGCCTCACCCTCGACTACACCAAATCAACCCCCAGTAACTTCCAGTACGTCGCCAACTACGCAACAAACACCAGATCAGCACAAACCTCAACCGGCTTCATGGCAAATACAGCAAGCATCCCAATAG
- the KIN2 gene encoding serine/threonine protein kinase KIN2 (similar to uniprot|P13186 Saccharomyces cerevisiae YLR096W KIN2 Serine/threonine protein kinase involved in regulation of exocytosis localizes to the cytoplasmic face of the plasma membrane closely related to Kin1p and to YDR122W uniprot|P13185 Saccharomyces cerevisiae YDR122W KIN1 Serine/threonine protein kinase involved in regulation of exocytosis; localizes to the cytoplasmic face of the plasma membrane; closely related to Kin2p), which translates to MPSAQDYHVNPHFHMGDREGEHQQPPMAPATPRMMGRRVSESSAPGLMPAANIVNDTTQQPQQQPQLQTVPQSVPVPAQSFNDVVSNKPFHRKSLGDWDFLETVGAGSMGKVKLAKHRLTNEVCAIKIVNRAAKSYMHKQNQLPPPKTEEELMERKKKLEKELSRDRRTIREASLGQILYHPHICRLFEMCTMSNHFYMLFEYVSGGQLLDYIIQHGSLRERHARKFVRGIASALQYLHLNNIVHRDLKIENIMISTSGEIKIIDFGLSNLYDNKKQLHTFCGSLYFAAPELLKANPYIGPEVDIWSFGVVIYVLVCGKVPFDDENASVLHEKIKKGKVEYPQHLSIECISLLSKMLVVDPLKRASLKQVCNHQWMQRGFDFPPPSYIPHRVPLTVEMLDVNVIKEMHRLELVNDVNDALQALRDIIDSHEYKELSREYWYNVQNSNNQEDGTRAFHPLLSIYYLVDEMLKRKLAKRLQKQQQLQQQQQQQLQAGYQSKPFQGQSQPIFPSDQVDTSIPLPDQSQPKTLQQPVSVNNSDYIVRPSSIKEVSPEHTTSPAAYIPSNLERNSTVVASPVRNKELPQIMIPPKLAIPELAHTSPTRKSSDANPELDAVMSPSPAPMDYPSQQEQTKQQQANKYNMGSVKTSTTSSEKPKIGSIFRRLSQRHRHAQTINQGSLQVQEPKSVALQTNAAPKVRKTHTRTVSEHVPSTSRYADPYYSENAPRDMQGDLPALPANADVLVKQQQERLNDLKLNNELDDESETQSTKYDENQPLALLSLPKGKKLHPSARAKSVGHARRESLKYNRPPVLTTSAANTSSDGSTAPGRINTNDDGFLQSSSEGNALQIDDISPWEELTDEQIIERASKAPPGSMPSIDFPRSLFLKGFFSVQTTSSKPLPVVRYKIISTLKKLNIEFTEVKGGFICCHRQSYVSQEQPPNHGRHPSIVINETSSLESNSSTANSHRKQLSIPSRHGSIRRHGSLKQPGIPATPLAAATHERNLSVTSPRTSTGQILEEVSTASFETLNNQEDILTNSKAQDMNKVVIGNKNEAGNKERPPLKFEIHIVKVKLVGLAGVHFKKVSGNTWMYKELATHILKELNL; encoded by the coding sequence ATGCCTTCAGCTCAAGATTACCACGTAAATCCTCATTTCCATATGGGCGACAGGGAGGGTGAACATCAGCAGCCGCCAATGGCACCTGCTACGCCTCGTATGATGGGTCGTCGAGTCTCAGAGAGCAGTGCTCCGGGACTCATGCCCGCTGCTAACATTGTGAATGATACCACGCAACAACCGCAGCAGCAACCGCAACTGCAGACTGTACCACAGTCTGTCCCAGTACCAGCGCAGAGTTTCAACGATGTGGTTAGTAATAAACCGTTCCATAGGAAATCTTTAGGTGACTGGGATTTTTTGGAAACAGTAGGGGCGGGCTCGATGGGTAAAGTGAAGTTGGCCAAGCATAGATTAACTAATGAGGTATGCGCCATTAAAATTGTTAATAGAGCTGCAAAATCGTATATGCATAAACAAAATCAACTACCTCCGCCgaaaacagaagaagagttgatggaaagaaagaagaaacttgaaaaagaactttcAAGGGATAGAAGAACAATTAGAGAAGCATCTTTGGGTCAAATCCTATACCACCCACATATCTGTCGTTTATTTGAAATGTGTACCATGAGCAACCATTTCTACATGCTTTTCGAGTATGTGTCCGGTGGTCAACTTTTAGATTATATCATTCAACATGGTTCTTTGAGAGAACGTCACGCGAGAAAATTTGTTCGTGGCATTGCAAGTGCATTGCAATATTTGCATCTGAATAATATTGTGCATAGAGACTTAAAGATCGAGAATATTATGATCTCCACCAGTGGAGAAATTAAGATTATCGACTTTGGATTATCTAACCTTTACGATAACAAGAAACAGTTACATACATTTTGCGGGTCACTCTATTTCGCAGCACCAGAACTACTAAAGGCAAACCCTTACATTGGACCCGAGGTTGATATTTGGTCCTTCGGTGTGGTGATATACGTATTGGTATGTGGTAAAGTTCCATTCGATGACGAAAACGCTAGTGTTTTACACGAGAAGATTAAGAAGGGCAAAGTTGAATATCCACAACATCTTTCCATTGAATGTATATCgttactttcaaagatgttgGTTGTAGATCCATTGAAAAGagcttctttgaaacaagttTGTAACCATCAATGGATGCAAAGAGGGTTTGATTTCCCACCCCCTTCGTATATTCCACATAGAGTTCCTTTAACAGTTGAAATGCTTGATGTTAACGTAATCAAAGAAATGCATCGTCTAGAGTTGGTTAATGATGTTAACGATGCTTTACAGGCTCTGCGTGACATTATTGACTCACATGAATATAAAGAACTGTCAAGAGAATATTGGTATAACGTCCAAAATTCCAATAACCAGGAAGATGGAACCAGAGCATTCCATCCTTTGCTTTCTATTTATTATCTAGTCGACGAAATGCTAAAGAGGAAGCTGGCCAAAAGACTacagaaacaacaacagctacaacaacagcaacagcaacaattACAGGCTGGTTATCAATCCAAACCATTTCAAGGTCAATCGCAGCCCATATTTCCATCTGACCAAGTGGACACTTCAATACCATTACCTGATCAATCGCAGCCAAAAACTCTACAACAACCTGTGTCTGTTAACAATAGTGATTATATTGTTCGACCATCAAGTATCAAGGAAGTATCTCCAGAACATACCACTTCTCCGGCAGCGTACATTCCATCCAATTTAGAAAGAAATTCGACAGTAGTTGCCTCACCAGTTAGGAACAAAGAGCTACCACAGATTATGATCCCTCCAAAACTTGCCATTCCAGAGCTAGCGCATACTTCTCCTACTCGAAAATCAAGCGATGCAAACCCCGAACTGGACGCAGTAATGTCACCATCGCCTGCCCCAATGGATTATCCATCCCAACAAGAGCAAACCAAACAACAACAGGCTAACAAGTACAACATGGGCTCGGTAAAAACAAGCACTACAAGCAGTGAGAAGCCAAAGATAGGTTCTATTTTCCGTAGACTTTCACAGCGCCATCGCCATGCTCAGACCATAAACCAGGGCTCGTTACAAGTGCAGGAGCCGAAATCAGTGGCGTTACAAACAAATGCTGCGCCAAAGGTAAGGAAAACGCATACTCGTACAGTATCAGAACATGTACCGTCTACATCTCGTTACGCAGACCCGTATTACTCTGAAAATGCTCCTAGAGATATGCAAGGGGACTTGCCGGCACTACCAGCTAATGCAGACGTATTGgtgaaacaacaacaagaaaggTTGAATGActtgaagttgaataatGAATTAGATGATGAATCTGAGACTCAATCCACTAAATATGACGAAAACCAACCACTTGCTCTTTTGTCTCTGCCTAAAGGAAAGAAACTCCATCCAAGTGCAAGGGCTAAGTCTGTGGGGCATGCACGTCGTGAGTCATTAAAGTATAATCGTCCTCCTGTATTAACAACTTCTGCTGCCAATACTTCCAGCGATGGTTCAACTGCACCAGGTCGTATTAATACTAACGATGATGGCTTCCTGCAATCAAGCTCAGAAGGCAACGCACTCCAGATAGACGACATATCACCCTGGGAAGAACTAACTGATGAAcaaattattgaaagagcATCCAAAGCTCCTCCAGGTTCAATGCCATCGATCGACTTCCCACGTTCTTTATTCCTAAAAGGCTTTTTCTCTGTCCAAACAACATCTTCTAAACCATTACCTGTCGTTAGATACAAGATTATTAGTACGTTGAAAAAGTTAAACATCGAATTTACAGAAGTAAAAGGCGGTTTTATCTGCTGTCACAGACAATCTTACGTATCTCAAGAGCAGCCTCCAAACCACGGTAGGCATCCTTCTATTGTTATTAAtgaaacttcttcattggAATCAAACAGCTCAACAGCAAACTCCCATAGAAAACAATTGTCAATACCATCACGTCATGGTTCCATTAGAAGACATGGTTCACTCAAACAACCAGGAATCCCAGCCACACCTCTGGCTGCTGCAACGCATGAACGAAATCTGTCTGTCACTTCGCCACGTACTAGTACTGGGCAAATCCTAGAGGAAGTTTCTACTGCATCCTTCGAAACTCTGAATAATCAAGAGGACATATTGACTAATTCAAAGGCACAAGATATGAATAAAGTTGTTATCGGCAATAAGAATGAAGCAGGTAATAAAGAAAGGCCACCTTTGAAGTTTGAGATACATATCGTTAAGGTCAAGCTTGTTGGCTTGGCTGGTGTccatttcaagaaagtttCTGGTAATACATGGATGTATAAGGAATTGGCTACAcatattttgaaggaattaAATTTATAG